One window of the Microscilla marina ATCC 23134 genome contains the following:
- a CDS encoding phytanoyl-CoA dioxygenase family protein yields the protein MGKETPWDLSQAVPLEVKAGTLVILHGACVHLSYENLSPKSRHAYAIHVVEGKDTVWRADNWLQRSEALPFRKMKEVADSLPLFI from the coding sequence GTGGGCAAAGAAACTCCCTGGGACTTATCACAAGCAGTGCCTTTGGAGGTAAAAGCAGGTACATTGGTGATCTTGCATGGTGCTTGTGTACACTTGAGCTACGAAAACCTTTCGCCCAAATCGCGCCACGCCTATGCTATACATGTGGTAGAAGGCAAAGATACTGTCTGGCGTGCCGATAACTGGCTTCAGCGTTCAGAAGCCTTGCCTTTCAGAAAAATGAAGGAGGTAGCAGATTCATTGCCTTTGTTTATATAA